In the Helianthus annuus cultivar XRQ/B chromosome 11, HanXRQr2.0-SUNRISE, whole genome shotgun sequence genome, one interval contains:
- the LOC110890782 gene encoding poly(ADP-ribose) glycohydrolase 1: MENREDLNSILEFLPVVFRSPALFWPSKVVEALKALSKGPEHSKVDSGEVLFLAISDLRQSLCLSSGALAFSTADGFSLYFDDLMSRAEANKWFGEVLPALADSLLRLPVMLEDHYKSADSVTCVGARDGLKTGLRLLKSQEAGVVVLSQELIGALLACAFFCLFPDSTRGANHLQVINFDHLFASLYDNYNEKQENKIKCLIHYFGRICSSIPVGNVSFERKVLAVDPNVNYIPHPEAESWSKSVAPLCLFEVCSSGLIEDHSKEALEVDFANKYFGGGALTRGCVQEEIRFMINPELIAGMLFLPCMADNEAIEVVGAERFSQYTGYASSFRFCGDFVDKKDTDIMGRRKTRIIAIDALVNPGKRQYRHEFLVREVNKAFCGFSDPCKSHRYQLLFKDDRFSEAELDHDLKSVANNSDNILGIGPSASFEDEVGIATGNWGCGAFGGDPELKAIIQWLAASQALRPFMVYYTFGLEALQTLDKVTKWITSHRWNVGDLWNMIADYSTQRSKKETQVGFFNWLLPLLSSDDPMILDP; encoded by the exons ATGGAGAATCGAGAAGATCTAAACTCCATTCTGGAGTTTCTGCCGGTGGTTTTCCGGTCACCGGCGCTCTTCTGGCCGTCAAAAGTGGTGGAAGCTCTAAAAGCACTCTCAAAAGGCCCCGAACACAGCAAGGTTGACTCCGGCGAAGTCCTGTTTCTCGCTATTTCCGATCTCCGTCAGTCTCTTTGCTTATCCTCCGGTGCCCTAGCTTTCTCAACCGCTGACGGTTTCTCTCTCTATTTCGATGAT TTGATGTCGCGAGCTGAAGCCAATAAATGGTTTGGAGAGGTACTTCCAGCTTTGGCAGATTCTCTGTTGCGGCTTCCGGTGATGCTAGAAGATCACTATAAGAGTGCAGACTCTGTTACTTGTGTGGGTGCCAGGGATGGACTCAAAACTGGTCTTCGCCTCTTGAAGTCACAAGAGGCTGGAGTAGTTGTACTCAGTCAG GAACTGATTGGTGCTCTTCTTGCATGCGCTTTCTTTTGTCTGTTTCCGGACAGTACTAGAGGTGCCAACCATCTTCAAGTGATCAACTTTGATCATTTATTTGC GAGCCTATATGACAACTACAACGAAAAACAGGAGAACAAAATAAAATGCCTCATTCATTATTTTGGGAGAATTTGTTCAAGTATACCAGTAGGCAACGTCTCCTTTGAGAGGAAAGTGCTTGCAGTTGATCCAAATGTTAACTACATTCCTCATCCTGAGGCTGAATCTTGGAGTAAATCTGTGGCCCCATTATGCCTGTTTGAG GTTTGTAGCTCTGGCTTAATAGAAGATCATTCCAAGGAAGCTCTCGAAGTAGATTTTGCGAATAAGTACTTTGGCGGTGGTGCTCTAACTAGAGGCTGCGTTCAG GAAGAGATTCGTTTCATGATCAATCCAGAATTAATAGCTGGAATGCTTTTCTTGCCTTGTATGGCAGATAACGAGGCTATAGAAGTTGTCGGTGCCGAAAGATTCTCTCAATATACAGG ATATGCTTCTTCTTTTCGGTTTTGTGGTGACTTCGTGGATAAGAAAGATACGGATATCATGGGAAGACGTAAAACCAGGATAATTGCAATCGATGCTTTAGTCAATCCCGGAAAGAGACAATATAGACATGAATTTCTTGTGAG GGAAGTTAACAAGGCATTCTGTGGCTTTTCTGACCCCTGCAAGTCTCATCGGTATCAGTTACTATTTAAAGATGATCGCTTTTCAGAAGCTGAGCTTGATCATGATCTTAAAAGCGTTGCAAACAATTCAGATAATATTTTG GGAATTGGTCCATCTGCAAGCTTTGAAGATGAAGTAGGGATTGCTACAGGAAACTGGGGTTGTGGTGCGTTTGGAGGAGACCCTGAACTTAAGGCTATAATACAATGGCTTGCTGCTTCTCAG GCATTGAGGCCTTTCATGGTATATTACACATTTGGCTTGGAGGCATTACAAACATTGGATAAG GTAACAAAGTGGATTACTTCACATAGATGGAATGTGGGTGACCTTTGGAATATGATAGCTGACTACTCAACACAGAGATCAAAAAAGGAAACTCAAGTTGGCTTTTTCAACTGGCTTCTTCCATTACTATCATCTGATGATCCCATGATATTGGATCCTTAG